The following nucleotide sequence is from Aquarana catesbeiana isolate 2022-GZ linkage group LG08, ASM4218655v1, whole genome shotgun sequence.
GAGAAACGATGAGGGTGCTCAGCCATTGGATAGGTCTAGATATGGATTCGTTATTTATTACGGGCCGCCAGACCTTCCAACCACAATCTCTACAGAACCAAAGTGACGCCATCTTGTTTTCTTCTAGAACCTCTAAACCATGAAATAGAACCCTCCCGAGTCCGacttttctggcttttttttttctctgcaaaatgTTTCCATAAGAAAGGCCATcagcccgtgtgaattctctggtgtcttaAAAGTTTTTTCCTGTAAataaaacctttcccgcactctgaacatgtataaggacgctcccccgtgtgaattctctggtgctcAAGAAGGCTTCCCTTATCACTGAAATATCTTccgcactccgaacatgaaaacggacgctcacccgtgtgaactctctggtgtctgAGAAGGCTTGCTTTACGGCCGAAACATTTCCCGCACGCCGAGCACGAgaaaggacgctcgcccgtgtggatTCTCTGGTGTGAAAGAAGGTTTCCTTTCTGaatgaaacacttcccgcactccgaGCATGAGAAAGGGCGGTCGCTCGTGTGAATTTTCTGATGCGTAAGAAGGCTTTGTTTCTGattgaaacctttcccgcactcggaGCACGAATAGGGACGCTCGCGCGTGTGAATGATCTGATGCGTGAGGAGGTTTCTTTTCTCGgtaaaacgtttcccgcactctgagcatgaataggGACGTTCACCCGTGTGGCTTCGCTGGTGTATAAGAAGTATTCTTTTCTCagcaaaacacttcccgcactctgaacatgaatagggtcgctcccccgtgtgaattctctggtgtataacGAGCGTCCTTTTCTtagtaaaagatttcccgcactctgagcatgaataagGGCGTTCaccagtgtgaactctctggtgttttAGAAGGTCTTCTTTCCGaacaaaacattttccgcacttaGGACATGAAtgtggacgctcacctgtgtggatTTTCTGGTGTCTAAACAGGCTTACTTTATGactgaaacacttcccgcacactgaacatgagaaaggacgctcaccggtatgaattctctggtgtataacaagcgttcttttttctttaaaacatttcccgcactctgagcatggaAAAGggcgctcaccagtgtgaattctctggtgttttaGAAGGTCTTCTTTGCTAAtgaaacctttcccacactcaGAGCACGAATAGGGGCGTTCCCCAGTGTGAGATTTTCGGTGTCTATGAAGCGTTCCTCTCTCagcaaaacacttcccgcactctgaacacgaataaggacgctcaccagtgtggaTCCTCTGGTGGATAACAAGTTTTTCTTTCCGAACGTAACTTTTCCCGCACACTGAGCATTGGAAAAGACGCtggcccgtgtgaattctctggtgtgagAGAAGGTTTCTCTtttcagtgaaagatttcccgcacactGAACAGGACAATGAACCCTCTCCTGTGTGAGCTCCTTCATGGTTTATGGAAGATTCTTCGGGATTAGAAGGGTCCGTAAATGTGTCTACATTGTGAGgacttagatggacatctgaagtcatagtatgtgATTGGTGGGATGGTTCCTCGGGATTGGAGGGATCTGAGGATGTGTCTACACTGTGAGgacttagatggacatctgaagtcatagtatgtgATTGGTGGGATGGTTCCTTGGGATTAGAAGGGTCTGTAGATGTATCTACACTGTGAGgacttagatggacatctgaagtcatagtatgtgATTGGTGGGATGGTTCCTCAGGGTTGGAAGGATCCATGGATGGTTGGAGGAATTGAGGTTTGTGATGTATGATGTGAGTAATGGGGACCTTCTGTGTGATTCCATCATCTTTTGGAGATAAATGCCGATCTCCCTCCGAGGTTCTCCAACCCTCGCCTCCATCTGATTCAAAACAATGAAATACAATCTTACTGGTTTTCTCCACGCCTTACAGTCATCAGACAAATGTATTGATACAACTAGACGtgtgcagaaggaaaaaaaaaattgttttggatcGATTCGTTAAGTTACTAATTTCGTTTCGTTGATTTGCTTTCGACTCAAATATTTCCATTGCATTCAAAGTATTCAAATTGAATTCAAATATAAAATATCAAACCTATTTTCGGAAAACGgttatattctattgtattctattctgttttactcttttctattttattctattcttttatattctattcttttattttatattctattcctcccgctgatactaattatggggcactattcctccctactgataccaatgatggggcactattcctcccactgacatcaacgatggggcactattcctcccactgataccaatgatggggcactattgattccactgataccaacgatggggcactattacttccactgataccaatgatggggtactattcatcctactgacaacaatgatggggcactattcctcccactgacaccaatgatggagcactattcctcccactaataccaatgatgaggcactattccttccagtgataccaatgattggggcactattcaacccactgataccaatgatgaagcactatatctctcactgacaccaacgatggggcactattcctctcaccaataataattatgggacactatttctcctactgaccaaCAAACCTGAGGCATTATTTACAACGGACTCTACTCTCAGTGGCCACAGTCTCCCACcattctaaagtctgaaggacagtaaactggctctttgtttaaaaagtctggagacccctgatctataaaaaaaatgggttgaatgatgctggatgTCAGACTGAGGCCTTCTAGTGGTGGAAAAGTACTGTGGGTAACAGCTTTGGGTTGAAGGTGACTAATGATGCCCAacttacttttgtgtgtgttatatacaaaatgtaataaatgtCTCACCTTCCGCCATAGACTGCTGAGCTCCTCTCACCAAcgtctcttctttttcctctttagcctcaactttgatgtcttttagTTCTTCAACCTAAACCCCGAAATTGAAAAAAAGTAACAGCCAATAAAAGATTTCACAGAAGAATATCATCGCTTAGAAATATTTTGAGTTCTTTTTCTACCTGATCATGGTGGGTATAGCTGTGAACtttctgtgtggaatcccgggaacaATGATCACCCTCCCTCACACATTGTCCATCCAACTTTCCTTGTTCTTCCATAaactcaactttgatgtctttcagttcttcactctaaaccccaaagatgacagaatacatttataaaaaggAACATAGAAGAATGTTTTCTCATAGCCTAGAAGGCATTTGTAGGTCTacatgctcagtcccacctacctgatgacggtgagggatggtgtgatcttcctgtgtggaaccccaggaatacagaggacggggacatctctctggtgggttcccattactggatccatctgtaggaaacacacacactgactgaatacattgtttctatgtgtttatcagatgatgggggatctaggtggaccctccgtactgctctctcctttacaataaagtctcctcttacccggtgatgtgaggggcggctgattctccatcatgacgtccttgtagagatccttgtgtccttctaaatactcccactcctccatggagaaatagacagtgacatcctgacaccttataggaatctgacacacacaatgatacagtcaccatccagacacatcccttgtctgttactggataatgtcccagaattcccggcaccgctcacctctcctgtcagcagatcaatgatcttcttggtgacttctacaatcttcttggcactggttacctctgttgtcaggcagtgaggtggaggaTCTTCAGATATTTTCTTCACTACTTTAT
It contains:
- the LOC141105068 gene encoding uncharacterized protein; the encoded protein is MEEDQSHKTRRILDLTLEIIYLLTGEDYKVVKKISEDPPPHCLTTEVTSAKKIVEVTKKIIDLLTGEIPIRCQDVTVYFSMEEWEYLEGHKDLYKDVMMENQPPLTSPDGSSNGNPPERCPRPLYSWGSTQEDHTIPHRHQSEELKDIKVEFMEEQGKLDGQCVREGDHCSRDSTQKVHSYTHHDQVEELKDIKVEAKEEKEETLVRGAQQSMAEDGGEGWRTSEGDRHLSPKDDGITQKVPITHIIHHKPQFLQPSMDPSNPEEPSHQSHTMTSDVHLSPHSVDTSTDPSNPKEPSHQSHTMTSDVHLSPHSVDTSSDPSNPEEPSHQSHTMTSDVHLSPHNVDTFTDPSNPEESSINHEGAHTGEGSLSCSVCGKSFTEKRNLLSHQRIHTGQRLFQCSVCGKSYVRKEKLVIHQRIHTGERPYSCSECGKCFAERGTLHRHRKSHTGERPYSCSECGKGFISKEDLLKHQRIHTGERPFPCSECGKCFKEKRTLVIHQRIHTGERPFSCSVCGKCFSHKVSLFRHQKIHTGERPHSCPKCGKCFVRKEDLLKHQRVHTGERPYSCSECGKSFTKKRTLVIHQRIHTGERPYSCSECGKCFAEKRILLIHQRSHTGERPYSCSECGKRFTEKRNLLTHQIIHTRERPYSCSECGKGFNQKQSLLTHQKIHTSDRPFSCSECGKCFIQKGNLLSHQRIHTGERPFSCSACGKCFGRKASLLRHQRVHTGERPFSCSECGRYFSDKGSLLEHQRIHTGERPYTCSECGKGFIYRKKLLRHQRIHTG